A single region of the Vicia villosa cultivar HV-30 ecotype Madison, WI linkage group LG4, Vvil1.0, whole genome shotgun sequence genome encodes:
- the LOC131600459 gene encoding gibberellin 3-beta-dioxygenase 1-like, with amino-acid sequence MATTFSEAYRDHPLHLHHIIPLDFSSFRTLPDSHAWPQSNDDNDHHLTSNGLCIPIIDLNDPNAMEQIGLACEKWGAFQLKNHGIPFNLIEKVHEEAKRLFSLPYEEKIKALRSAGGATGYGRARISPFFPKFMWHEGFTIMGSPSNDVKKIWPNDYKYFCDIMEDYQKQMKTLAEKITNIIFNILGVSKEQNKWVGSNNHCGALQLNFYPCCPDPKKAMGLAPHTDTSLFTILHQSQTSGLQIFKEGVGYVTVDPHPNTLVVNTGDILHILSNSRFRRSLHRAIVNDVKERYSVAYFYGPPVDYLVSPLVVDGSLPQFRSLTVKDYIGIKAKNLGGALSLISYIT; translated from the exons ATGGCTACTACTTTTTCTGAAGCATATAGAGATCACCCTCTTCACCTTCATCATATTATCCCACTAGACTTTTCTTCATTTAGAACTTTACCTGATTCACATGCATGGCCTCAATCTAATGATGATAATGATCATCATTTAACATCCAATGGATTGTGCATACCCATCATTGATCTCAATGATCCTAATGCAATGGAACAAATAGGCCTTGCATGTGAGAAGTGGGGTGCCTTCCAATTGAAGAACCATGGCATACCCTTCAATTTAATTGAAAAGGTTCATGAAGAAGCAAAGAGACTCTTTTCTCTTCCTTATGAAGAGAAAATTAAGGCTCTTAGATCAGCCGGCGGCGCCACCGGATACGGTAGAGCTCGAATATCACCGTTCTTCCCTAAGTTTATGTGGCATGAAGGTTTCACAATCATGGGGTCACCTTCTAATGATGTCAAGAAGATCTGGCCTAATGACTACAAATATTTTTG tGACATAATGGAAGACTATCAAAAACAAATGAAGACACTTGcagagaaaataacaaacataataTTCAACATCTTAGGAGTTTCCAAAGAACAAAACAAATGGGTTGGTTCAAACAACCATTGTGGAGCACTTCAACTAAACTTCTATCCATGTTGTCCAGATCCAAAAAAGGCTATGGGACTGGCTCCACATACAGACACATCACTCTTCACAATCCTCCATCAAAGTCAAACAAGTGGACTTCAGATATTCAAAGAAGGTGTAGGATATGTTACTGTGGACCCTCATCCAAATACATTAGTTGTTAACACTGGTGACATTCTTCATATACTGTCGAATTCAAGGTTTCGACGTTCTCTTCATCGTGCTATTGTGAATGATGTTAAGGAAAGATATTCTGTGGCTTATTTTTATGGACCTCCGGTTGATTATTTGGTTTCTCCTTTGGTTGTTGATGGTTCTTTGCCACAGTTTCGTTCTTTGACTGTTAAGGATTATATTGGGATTAAGGCCAAGAATTTAGGAGGGGCTTTGTCTTTGATTAGTTACATTACTTGA